The Paracoccus sp. MC1862 genome includes a window with the following:
- a CDS encoding ABC-F family ATP-binding cassette domain-containing protein gives MLRIDDISYSIAGRPLFQNASAVIPTGHKVGLVGPNGAGKTTLFRLIRGELTLDGGAISLPSRARIGGVAQESPASGVSVLDTVLAADTERHALLAEADTAADPHRIAEIQTRLADIDAWSAEGRAASILQGLGFSTEDQSRPTADFSGGWRMRMALAGVLFAQPDLLLLDEPTNYLDLEGALWLEGYLARYPHTVIVISHDRGLLNRAVGSILHLEDRKLNLYAGGYDSFARIRAERRALQAAEAKKQEVRRAHLQSFVDRFRAKATKAAQAQSRLKALAKMEPITAPEEAKFHRFTFPQPDQLSPPILALDGVSVGYGDRAVLKRLNLRIDQDDRIALLGRNGQGKSTLSKLLADRLPAMDGRIARSSKLRVGYFAQHQVDELHLDETPLDHVRRLRPDEAPARLRARLAGFGLMEAQAETKVRALSGGQKARLSLLLATIDAPHLLVLDEPTNHLDIESREALTEALNDYTGAVVLVSHDMHLLELVAERLWLVAGGAVSPYADDLETYRKSLLTAEEPERPKEAPKPPKKAGRDEILDLRAEVRRGEERVGKLTDMMARISERMADPALYDDPAEAEKWGRKHAEAAEALPRAEALWLDALERLEAAERN, from the coding sequence ATGCTGCGGATCGACGACATCTCTTATTCCATTGCGGGCAGGCCGCTGTTCCAGAACGCCTCGGCGGTGATCCCGACGGGGCACAAGGTCGGCCTTGTCGGCCCCAACGGGGCGGGCAAGACGACGCTGTTCCGGCTGATCCGGGGGGAACTGACGCTGGACGGCGGCGCGATCAGCCTGCCATCCCGCGCCCGCATCGGCGGCGTCGCGCAGGAATCGCCTGCAAGCGGCGTTTCGGTGCTGGACACCGTGCTTGCCGCAGACACCGAGCGTCACGCCCTGCTGGCCGAGGCGGACACCGCCGCCGACCCCCACCGCATCGCGGAAATCCAGACCCGGCTGGCCGACATCGACGCCTGGTCGGCGGAAGGCCGGGCAGCCTCGATCCTGCAGGGCCTTGGCTTTTCCACCGAGGACCAGTCGCGGCCCACGGCCGACTTCTCCGGAGGCTGGCGGATGCGGATGGCGCTGGCGGGGGTGCTGTTCGCGCAACCCGACCTTTTGCTGCTGGACGAGCCGACGAACTACCTCGACCTCGAAGGCGCGCTGTGGCTGGAGGGCTATCTCGCCCGCTATCCCCACACGGTCATCGTCATCAGCCACGACCGGGGGCTGCTGAACCGCGCCGTGGGCTCGATCCTGCATCTGGAAGACCGCAAGCTGAACCTCTACGCGGGCGGCTACGACAGCTTCGCCCGCATCCGGGCCGAGCGCCGGGCGCTGCAGGCCGCCGAGGCGAAGAAGCAGGAGGTCCGCCGCGCCCATTTGCAAAGCTTCGTGGACCGCTTTCGCGCCAAGGCCACCAAGGCCGCGCAGGCGCAGTCGCGCCTGAAGGCGCTGGCGAAGATGGAGCCGATCACCGCCCCCGAGGAAGCGAAGTTCCACCGCTTCACCTTCCCCCAGCCCGACCAGTTGTCGCCGCCGATCCTCGCGCTGGACGGCGTGTCGGTCGGCTATGGCGACCGCGCCGTGCTGAAACGGCTGAACCTGCGGATCGACCAGGACGACCGCATCGCCCTGCTGGGCCGCAACGGGCAGGGCAAATCCACCCTGTCCAAGCTGCTGGCCGACCGCCTGCCGGCGATGGATGGCCGGATCGCACGATCGTCCAAGCTGCGCGTCGGCTACTTCGCCCAGCATCAGGTGGACGAGCTGCATCTGGACGAGACCCCTCTGGACCACGTCCGCCGCCTGCGCCCGGACGAGGCCCCCGCCCGGCTGCGCGCGCGGCTGGCAGGCTTCGGGCTGATGGAGGCGCAGGCGGAAACCAAGGTCCGCGCCCTCTCGGGCGGGCAGAAGGCGCGGCTCTCGCTGCTGCTGGCGACCATCGATGCGCCGCACTTGCTGGTGCTGGACGAGCCCACGAACCACCTCGACATCGAATCGCGCGAGGCGCTGACCGAGGCGCTGAACGACTATACCGGCGCCGTGGTGCTGGTCAGCCACGACATGCACCTGCTGGAACTGGTGGCCGAGCGGCTGTGGCTGGTAGCTGGGGGCGCTGTCTCGCCCTATGCGGATGATCTTGAGACCTACCGCAAGTCGCTGCTGACGGCCGAGGAACCCGAGCGGCCCAAGGAAGCCCCCAAGCCCCCGAAAAAGGCCGGCCGCGACGAGATCCTCGACCTGCGGGCCGAGGTGCGGCGCGGGGAAGAACGGGTCGGGAAGCTGACCGACATGATGGCGAGGATCAGCGAGAGGATGGCCGACCCTGCGCTTTACGACGACCCCGCCGAGGCCGAGAAATGGGGCCGCAAGCACGCCGAGGCGGCCGAGGCCTTGCCCCGCGCCGAGGCCCTGTGGCTGGACGCGCTGGAACGGCTGGAAGCGGCCGAACGCAACTGA
- a CDS encoding cold-shock protein — MANGTVKWFNSTKGFGFIQPDDGNRDVFLHISALERAGLQAPADGQKVSYDLEKGRDGRESAINVRFA, encoded by the coding sequence ATGGCCAACGGCACCGTGAAATGGTTCAACTCGACCAAAGGCTTCGGCTTCATCCAGCCGGACGACGGCAACCGCGACGTGTTCCTGCACATCTCGGCGCTGGAACGCGCCGGCCTGCAGGCCCCCGCCGACGGTCAGAAGGTCAGCTACGACTTGGAAAAAGGCCGCGATGGCCGCGAATCGGCGATCAACGTCCGCTTCGCCTGA
- the ndk gene encoding nucleoside-diphosphate kinase yields the protein MATERTLSIIKPDATRRNLTGKINAKFEEAGLRIVAQKRIHLSPAQAGKFYEVHKDRPFYGELVEFMASEPVVVQVLEGENAIAKNREVMGATNPANADEGTIRKEFALSVGENSVHGSDAPETAKEEIAFFFSGLELVG from the coding sequence ATGGCCACCGAACGCACGCTTTCCATCATCAAGCCCGACGCCACCCGCCGCAACCTGACCGGCAAGATCAACGCCAAGTTCGAGGAGGCGGGCCTGCGCATCGTCGCGCAGAAGCGCATCCACCTGTCGCCCGCCCAGGCCGGCAAGTTCTACGAGGTCCACAAGGACCGTCCCTTCTATGGCGAGCTGGTCGAGTTCATGGCCTCGGAACCCGTTGTCGTGCAGGTGCTGGAAGGCGAGAACGCCATTGCCAAGAACCGCGAGGTGATGGGCGCGACCAACCCCGCCAATGCCGACGAAGGCACCATCCGCAAGGAATTCGCGCTGTCGGTGGGCGAGAACTCGGTCCACGGCTCGGACGCGCCGGAAACGGCCAAGGAAGAGATCGCCTTCTTCTTCTCGGGGCTGGAACTGGTCGGCTGA
- a CDS encoding cytochrome b/b6 domain-containing protein, protein MPAANTTRAYGSVHRFLHWTIAVLILAAIGLGLYAESFRAGGAATLARMVEVFSIHKTVGITVLFLALARILWVLVQGHPRPLHPECRLETFVASAVHWALYGGMVLMPLAGWLLHTAAPGAGFADILWPFGQRLPGVPQDTELSERFTAFHVNGWWLLAVLILLHVGGALKHTVIDRDATLARMAGNAAKLPEPPRDPRPNRWAPPLVALALWGGLAVWAATAERPQDAAPQEIAGQSAAPAATAAQPGSTWTVQSGTLGLSVTQAGAPVEGQFGTWTAAITYDEATGTGEVVAEVNIASLTLGAVSGMATGPDFLNASAFPTARFEGAITRAPEGGTAHQATGTLTVAGQSQPAALPFDLTIEGDQATATGTLTLDRRDFGVGANYADESMVSFPVAVAVDLTAARS, encoded by the coding sequence ATGCCCGCAGCCAACACCACCCGCGCCTATGGCAGCGTCCACCGCTTCCTGCATTGGACCATCGCCGTCCTGATCCTGGCGGCCATCGGCCTCGGCCTTTATGCCGAAAGTTTCCGCGCAGGCGGCGCGGCAACACTAGCCCGGATGGTCGAGGTCTTCTCGATCCACAAGACCGTGGGCATCACAGTGCTGTTCCTCGCGCTGGCCCGCATCCTCTGGGTGCTGGTGCAAGGCCATCCGAGGCCCCTGCACCCGGAATGCAGGCTGGAAACCTTTGTCGCCTCGGCCGTCCACTGGGCGCTTTACGGCGGCATGGTGCTGATGCCGCTGGCGGGCTGGCTGCTGCATACGGCGGCACCCGGGGCAGGTTTTGCCGACATCCTCTGGCCATTCGGCCAGCGCCTGCCGGGCGTGCCGCAAGATACGGAATTGTCCGAACGCTTCACCGCCTTCCACGTCAACGGCTGGTGGCTTCTGGCGGTGCTGATCCTGCTGCATGTCGGCGGCGCGTTGAAGCACACGGTCATCGACCGCGACGCGACGCTGGCCCGCATGGCGGGGAACGCCGCAAAATTGCCCGAGCCGCCACGCGACCCGCGCCCGAACCGCTGGGCGCCGCCGCTGGTGGCGCTGGCGCTGTGGGGCGGGCTGGCCGTTTGGGCCGCCACGGCCGAGCGCCCGCAGGACGCGGCCCCGCAGGAAATTGCCGGCCAGTCTGCCGCGCCTGCTGCGACAGCGGCGCAGCCCGGTTCCACCTGGACGGTGCAATCCGGCACCCTCGGCCTGTCGGTCACGCAGGCAGGCGCCCCGGTCGAGGGCCAGTTCGGCACCTGGACCGCCGCCATCACCTATGACGAGGCCACCGGCACGGGCGAGGTCGTGGCCGAGGTCAACATCGCCTCGCTGACCCTGGGCGCGGTCAGCGGCATGGCGACCGGGCCGGACTTCCTGAACGCGAGCGCCTTCCCGACCGCCCGCTTCGAGGGCGCGATCACCCGCGCCCCCGAGGGCGGGACCGCGCATCAGGCCACCGGCACCCTGACGGTCGCGGGCCAGTCGCAGCCCGCCGCCCTGCCCTTTGACCTGACGATCGAAGGCGATCAGGCGACGGCGACGGGAACCCTGACGCTGGACCGCCGCGATTTCGGCGTGGGGGCGAACTATGCGGATGAAAGCATGGTCTCGTTCCCCGTGGCCGTGGCCGTCGATCTGACGGCCGCCCGCAGCTAG
- the fabD gene encoding ACP S-malonyltransferase, with translation MRAFVFPGQGAQTIGMGRALADAYPAARAVFQEVDEALGENLSALLWEGDIETLTLTRNAQPALMATSVATMRALEAEGFAVTDAAFVAGHSLGEYSALCAAGAISLSDTARLLCIRGTAMQEAVPLGVGAMAAILGLDFATVDEIAREAAEDEVCQAANDNDPAQVVISGHKPAVERAAALAKAHGAKRALMLPVSAPFHCALMQPAASVMADAVAGVDIHEPVVPLIANVRAEPVTMPGAIRQFLVEQVTGPVRWRESVQFMAEQGVTEFWEIGAGKALSGMIKRIAPGVETRAVGMPEDIAALRG, from the coding sequence ATGCGCGCATTCGTCTTTCCCGGCCAGGGCGCCCAGACCATCGGCATGGGCCGCGCGCTGGCGGATGCCTATCCCGCCGCGCGCGCGGTCTTTCAGGAAGTGGACGAGGCGCTGGGCGAGAACCTGTCTGCGCTGCTCTGGGAGGGCGACATCGAGACCCTGACCCTGACCCGCAACGCCCAGCCCGCGCTGATGGCGACCTCGGTCGCGACCATGCGGGCGCTTGAGGCGGAAGGCTTCGCCGTGACGGACGCGGCTTTCGTCGCGGGGCATTCGCTGGGGGAATATTCGGCGCTCTGCGCGGCGGGGGCGATCAGCCTGTCGGACACGGCGCGGCTTTTGTGCATCCGCGGCACGGCCATGCAGGAGGCGGTGCCGCTCGGCGTCGGCGCCATGGCCGCGATCCTGGGGCTGGACTTTGCGACGGTGGACGAGATCGCGCGTGAGGCCGCCGAGGATGAGGTCTGCCAGGCGGCGAATGACAACGACCCGGCGCAGGTGGTGATCTCGGGCCACAAACCGGCGGTGGAGCGGGCGGCGGCACTGGCGAAGGCACACGGCGCCAAGCGGGCGCTGATGCTGCCGGTCTCGGCCCCGTTCCATTGCGCGCTGATGCAGCCTGCGGCAAGCGTGATGGCCGACGCGGTGGCGGGCGTGGACATCCACGAGCCAGTCGTGCCGCTGATCGCCAATGTCCGCGCCGAGCCGGTGACGATGCCCGGCGCGATCCGGCAGTTCCTGGTCGAGCAGGTCACAGGCCCGGTTCGCTGGCGTGAATCCGTGCAGTTCATGGCCGAACAGGGCGTGACGGAGTTCTGGGAGATCGGCGCGGGCAAGGCCCTGTCGGGGATGATCAAGCGCATCGCGCCGGGGGTGGAAACCCGTGCGGTCGGGATGCCCGAGGATATTGCGGCGCTGCGTGGCTGA
- the fabG gene encoding 3-oxoacyl-ACP reductase FabG, translated as MFDLTGKNALITGASGGIGGAVAAALHTAGATVTLSGTREAPLQELAASLGERAHVVTANLGDPSAVEALPKQAVEAMGSVDILVNNAGITRDNLFMRMSDEEWAQVLDVNLTSSFRLARGVLRGMMKARWGRIVSITSVVGTTGNPGQGNYAAAKAGLVGMSKSLASEVASRGITVNCVAPGFIETAMTDKLTEDQKTRILTQIPAGRMGKADEIAAAVLYLASPEAGYVTGATLHVNGGMAMI; from the coding sequence ATGTTCGACCTGACCGGAAAGAACGCTCTGATCACCGGCGCTTCGGGCGGCATCGGTGGAGCCGTGGCGGCGGCGCTGCACACGGCGGGCGCAACCGTGACCCTGTCGGGGACGCGCGAGGCGCCCTTGCAGGAACTCGCCGCCAGCCTGGGCGAGCGGGCGCATGTGGTGACGGCGAACCTAGGGGATCCGTCCGCGGTCGAGGCGCTGCCGAAACAGGCGGTCGAGGCGATGGGGTCCGTGGACATCCTCGTCAACAATGCGGGGATCACGCGGGACAACCTGTTCATGCGGATGTCGGACGAGGAATGGGCGCAGGTGCTGGACGTGAACCTGACCTCGTCCTTCCGGCTGGCCCGCGGGGTGCTGCGCGGCATGATGAAGGCCCGCTGGGGGCGGATCGTGTCGATCACCTCGGTCGTGGGAACCACGGGCAATCCGGGGCAGGGGAACTATGCCGCCGCCAAGGCCGGGCTGGTGGGGATGTCGAAAAGCCTTGCCTCTGAGGTCGCCTCGCGCGGGATCACGGTCAACTGCGTCGCGCCCGGCTTCATCGAGACGGCGATGACCGACAAGCTGACGGAGGACCAGAAGACGCGCATTCTCACCCAGATCCCGGCCGGGCGCATGGGCAAGGCGGACGAGATCGCGGCCGCGGTCCTGTATCTGGCCAGCCCCGAGGCAGGCTATGTCACCGGCGCGACCCTGCATGTCAACGGCGGCATGGCCATGATTTGA
- a CDS encoding acyl carrier protein, translating into MSDTADRVKKIVVEHLGVEEDKVTETASFIDDLGADSLDTVELVMAFEEEFGIEIPDDAAETIQTFGDAVKFIDQATAA; encoded by the coding sequence ATGAGCGACACTGCTGATCGCGTGAAGAAGATCGTCGTCGAGCATCTGGGCGTCGAAGAGGACAAGGTCACCGAGACCGCCTCGTTCATCGACGACCTGGGCGCGGATTCGCTGGACACCGTCGAGCTGGTCATGGCTTTCGAGGAAGAATTCGGCATCGAGATCCCCGACGACGCCGCCGAGACGATCCAGACCTTCGGCGACGCGGTCAAGTTCATCGACCAGGCCACCGCCGCCTGA
- the dps gene encoding DNA starvation/stationary phase protection protein Dps has product MPVNLQGLEDNARKTAISELQACMSDGLSLSLALKQAHWNLKGPNFIAVHELLDGIKARLDPNIDDMAERIQQLDGMAVGTVEEVARATALPPYPTDLTATEDHLREVADRLRAYGERVRKGIDTVDEAGDADSADILTEASKQADKDLWFIEAHRG; this is encoded by the coding sequence ATGCCTGTGAACCTGCAGGGGCTGGAGGATAACGCCCGGAAGACCGCGATCTCGGAACTGCAAGCCTGCATGAGCGACGGGCTGTCGCTGTCGCTGGCACTGAAGCAGGCGCATTGGAACCTCAAGGGACCGAACTTCATTGCCGTCCACGAATTGCTGGACGGGATCAAGGCGCGGCTCGACCCCAACATCGACGACATGGCCGAGCGCATCCAGCAACTCGACGGCATGGCCGTCGGCACGGTCGAGGAAGTGGCCCGCGCGACCGCGCTGCCGCCCTATCCTACCGACCTGACCGCCACCGAGGATCATCTGCGGGAGGTCGCCGACCGGCTGCGTGCCTATGGCGAGCGGGTGCGGAAGGGGATCGACACGGTGGACGAGGCGGGCGATGCCGACAGCGCCGACATCCTGACCGAAGCCTCGAAGCAGGCCGACAAGGACCTGTGGTTCATCGAGGCGCATCGCGGCTGA
- a CDS encoding BMP family ABC transporter substrate-binding protein, protein MNRRTLLASAAALALVAMLPSFPAMAQTPIPEGEKLKVGFIYVGPVGDGGWTYQHDLGRQAIEAEYGDRIETTFIESVPEGADAERALTQLALSGCKLIFATSFGFMDAVINVAAKFPDIRFEHATGYKRAENVATYDARFYEGRAVLGTIAGRMTKSNKIGYIGSFPIPEVIQGMNSTFIHARKVNPDVELRVVWAYTWFDPAKEADAASALLAEGVDVILQHTDSTAPLAKLQERGGIGFGQASDMAAFKPTPRVSSIIDNWNPYYIRRVGEVLDGTWQSHGVWLGIGDGEVEIGEITEAVPAEVKAEAEALRDQIGSGAHHPFTGPLNKQDGSAWLAEGQTATDEELASMDFFVEGIAAQIPR, encoded by the coding sequence ATGAACCGCAGAACCCTTCTGGCCTCGGCCGCCGCACTGGCGCTGGTCGCCATGCTGCCCAGCTTTCCGGCGATGGCACAGACCCCGATCCCCGAAGGCGAAAAACTGAAGGTCGGCTTCATCTACGTCGGTCCGGTGGGCGACGGCGGCTGGACCTACCAGCACGACCTCGGGCGGCAGGCGATCGAGGCCGAATACGGCGACCGGATCGAGACAACCTTCATCGAAAGCGTCCCCGAGGGCGCCGACGCCGAACGCGCCCTGACCCAGCTTGCCCTGTCCGGCTGCAAGCTGATCTTCGCCACCAGCTTCGGCTTCATGGATGCGGTCATCAACGTGGCCGCCAAGTTCCCCGACATCAGGTTCGAGCACGCGACCGGCTACAAGCGCGCCGAGAACGTGGCGACCTATGATGCCCGCTTCTACGAAGGCCGCGCGGTCCTGGGCACCATCGCGGGCCGCATGACCAAGTCGAATAAGATCGGCTACATCGGCTCCTTCCCGATCCCCGAGGTGATCCAGGGGATGAACTCGACCTTCATCCACGCCCGCAAGGTCAACCCGGATGTCGAGCTGCGCGTCGTCTGGGCCTACACCTGGTTCGACCCCGCGAAAGAGGCCGACGCCGCATCCGCCCTGCTGGCCGAGGGCGTGGACGTGATCCTGCAGCATACCGACTCCACCGCGCCGCTGGCCAAGCTGCAGGAACGCGGCGGCATCGGCTTCGGGCAGGCGTCCGACATGGCGGCCTTCAAGCCCACGCCGCGCGTCAGTTCGATCATCGACAACTGGAACCCCTATTACATCCGCCGCGTGGGCGAGGTGCTGGACGGCACTTGGCAATCGCACGGCGTCTGGCTGGGGATCGGCGACGGCGAGGTCGAGATCGGCGAGATCACCGAGGCCGTCCCCGCCGAGGTCAAGGCCGAGGCCGAAGCCCTGCGCGACCAGATCGGCTCGGGTGCCCACCACCCCTTCACCGGCCCGCTGAACAAGCAGGACGGCTCGGCATGGCTGGCCGAAGGGCAGACGGCCACGGACGAGGAACTGGCGTCGATGGACTTCTTCGTGGAAGGAATCGCCGCGCAGATCCCGCGCTGA
- a CDS encoding ABC transporter permease, translating to MIEWTTFLLLLSAATPILFAALGEAIAEGSGVLNLGVEGMMITGALAGFAAAHATGSPTVGFVAGALAGAAISLIFGALTQYLLTNQVATGLALTMFGLGLTAMFGKPYEGVKAPSMPAGPFGINWVIWFGLILVPVIWLVLNRTRPGLILRGVGENHDAAHALGYKVRGVRMAAIAIGGAMAGIGGAYISIATVLQWTEGMTAGAGWIALAIVVFAGWSPWGVLAGAWLFGGVTVLQLRLQAAGVAVPVQLLSMAPYLATIIVLVIISARHKYAGGGGTAPGSLGRSFHALR from the coding sequence ATGATCGAATGGACGACCTTCCTGCTGCTTCTCTCCGCCGCGACCCCTATCCTCTTTGCGGCACTGGGAGAGGCCATTGCCGAAGGATCTGGCGTGCTGAACCTCGGCGTCGAGGGGATGATGATCACCGGCGCGCTGGCGGGCTTTGCCGCCGCCCATGCGACCGGCTCGCCCACCGTGGGCTTCGTCGCGGGCGCGCTGGCGGGGGCGGCGATCTCGCTGATCTTTGGGGCGCTGACGCAATACCTGCTGACCAATCAGGTCGCCACCGGCCTTGCCCTGACCATGTTCGGGCTGGGCCTGACGGCGATGTTCGGCAAGCCCTATGAAGGGGTCAAGGCCCCGTCCATGCCCGCAGGCCCCTTCGGCATCAACTGGGTGATCTGGTTCGGCCTGATCCTCGTCCCCGTCATCTGGCTGGTCCTGAACCGCACCCGCCCCGGCCTGATCCTGCGGGGTGTGGGGGAAAACCACGACGCCGCCCATGCGCTCGGCTACAAGGTGCGCGGTGTCCGCATGGCGGCCATCGCCATCGGCGGCGCCATGGCCGGAATCGGCGGGGCTTACATCTCGATCGCCACCGTTCTGCAATGGACCGAAGGCATGACCGCCGGCGCGGGCTGGATCGCGCTGGCCATCGTCGTCTTCGCGGGGTGGAGCCCCTGGGGCGTCTTGGCAGGTGCATGGCTGTTCGGCGGCGTGACCGTTCTGCAACTGCGCCTGCAGGCGGCGGGGGTGGCGGTGCCGGTGCAACTTCTCAGCATGGCCCCCTACCTTGCCACGATCATCGTTCTGGTGATCATATCGGCGCGCCACAAATACGCAGGCGGCGGCGGCACCGCGCCCGGTTCGCTGGGCCGGTCCTTCCACGCGCTGCGATAA
- a CDS encoding ABC transporter permease, whose amino-acid sequence MLRLEPRPSAPWWLGIASPVLAVVATMIAGGALFALMGFDPVAAIRTIFWDPLFGPASGYSRPQLLVKAGPLILIASGLAIGFRAGIWNIGAEGQYIIGGICGAAVALAAYPAEGFWIFPAMVLAGAAGGWAWGMIPATLRNWTGASEILVSLMLVYVAQRVAAWMAFGPMRNPEGFGMPGSRNLQQYPAASNPELIAGTGIHWGVFAAVVAVVATWFLMSRHIRGFRIRVAGLAPRAARFAGVRPEALVAFCLGLSGALAGMAGLFEAAGPGGQITDSFGSGYGFTAIIVAFLGRLHPLGILLAGLLLALTYIGGELAQLMLSLPVATVQVFQGMLLFFLLAFDTLTRYRLRWGTKR is encoded by the coding sequence ATGTTGCGGCTTGAGCCTCGTCCCAGCGCCCCCTGGTGGCTGGGCATCGCCTCGCCCGTCTTGGCGGTGGTCGCCACGATGATCGCGGGCGGCGCGCTGTTCGCACTGATGGGCTTCGATCCCGTGGCCGCGATCCGCACCATCTTCTGGGACCCGCTGTTCGGGCCGGCCTCGGGCTATTCGCGCCCGCAACTGCTGGTCAAGGCCGGGCCGCTGATCCTGATCGCCTCGGGTCTCGCCATCGGCTTCCGGGCGGGCATCTGGAACATCGGGGCCGAGGGGCAATACATCATCGGCGGCATCTGCGGCGCGGCCGTGGCGCTGGCCGCCTATCCCGCCGAGGGCTTCTGGATCTTCCCCGCAATGGTGCTGGCGGGCGCGGCCGGGGGCTGGGCCTGGGGGATGATCCCGGCCACCCTGCGGAACTGGACAGGCGCCTCGGAAATCCTTGTCTCGCTGATGCTGGTCTATGTGGCGCAGCGGGTCGCGGCGTGGATGGCCTTCGGCCCGATGCGGAACCCCGAGGGCTTCGGGATGCCCGGCTCGCGCAACCTGCAGCAATATCCCGCCGCCTCGAACCCGGAACTGATCGCGGGGACCGGCATCCACTGGGGGGTGTTCGCGGCGGTGGTGGCGGTCGTGGCGACGTGGTTCCTGATGAGCCGCCATATCCGCGGCTTCCGCATCCGCGTGGCGGGCCTTGCCCCCCGCGCCGCGCGCTTCGCGGGCGTCAGGCCCGAGGCATTGGTGGCCTTCTGCCTCGGCCTTTCCGGCGCGCTCGCGGGCATGGCCGGGCTGTTCGAGGCCGCGGGGCCGGGTGGGCAGATCACCGACAGCTTCGGCTCGGGCTACGGCTTCACGGCGATCATCGTGGCCTTTCTGGGCCGCCTGCATCCGCTGGGAATCCTGCTCGCGGGGCTGCTGCTGGCGCTGACCTATATCGGCGGGGAACTGGCGCAGCTTATGCTGTCCCTGCCCGTCGCGACGGTGCAGGTGTTCCAGGGGATGCTGCTGTTCTTCCTGTTGGCCTTCGACACGCTGACCCGATACCGCCTGCGCTGGGGGACCAAGCGATGA